A portion of the Punica granatum isolate Tunisia-2019 chromosome 7, ASM765513v2, whole genome shotgun sequence genome contains these proteins:
- the LOC116213094 gene encoding probable cyclic nucleotide-gated ion channel 20, chloroplastic, producing the protein MTYYHYDEAKRKASKSSGGFDSFHNALFEDAEGWAKRFSSYICSCIPCVMNPHAKVVQLWNKFFVISCLVAVFVDPLFFFLLGVQWDNKCIVLNGTMTTTIVVFRCVTDFMYILHILLQFRLAYIAPESSVVGAGDLVDNPKEIALNYLQGYFFIDLFIAIPLPQIMILSILPQFKGSSAAYYAKTHLSAAVFVQFIPRLYRILTMRGGQSSTGFIIESGWAYFNMNLLAYMLSSHVIGSCWYLFELQRVNQCLRDGCHPVDMCNFMDCGHGDEFHNFSSNMTRWNLWKNNINAANCFSRDGFDYGIYLKAVNLTTKDSIVTGYVYSLFWGFQQISTLAGNQAPSYFIREVLFTILALLLFGLLIGNMQDFLQALGRRRLVKPLRNRDVELWMRHRRLLEELQRRVRQAERYNWAATRGIDGEVMLENLPEDLQRDIRHHLFEFMKKVRIFKLLDVLILDTIYEKLRHKTYIQGSKILSRDGLVKRMTFIMHGKMLSEGEDGVVGLGGGDVCCGEELLAWCLGNSSPNKDGKRIRVPGQRLHSNRTVKCLTNVEAFALEATDLEEVTRLFARFLRNPQVQGAIRYVSPYWRSFAATGIQVAWRYRKKCITRDTNSRSLRSTK; encoded by the exons ATGACCTATTACCATTATGACGAAGCAAAACGTAAAGCATCAAAAAGTTCGGGGGGATTTGATTCG TTCCATAATGCCCTGTTCGAGGATGCAGAGGGATGGGCAAAGAGATTTTCATCTTATATTTGCAGCTGTATACCCTGTGTTATGAATCCTCATGCTAAAGTTGTTCAGCTGTGGAACAAGTTCTTTGTCATATCTTGCTTGGTCGCAGTCTTCGTCGACcctctgttcttcttcttgctgGGAGTTCAATGG GATAATAAGTGCATAGTTTTGAACGGAACCATGACCACGACAATAGTTGTTTTCAGATGCGTGACTGATTTCATGTACATCCTTCACATACTTCTTCAG TTTAGGTTGGCCTATATAGCTCCTGAGTCAAGCGTGGTTGGTGCCGGAGATTTGGTCGACAATCCAAAGGAAATCGCCCTCAATTACCTGCAAGGGTATTTCTTCATAGATCTCTTCATTGCAATACCGCTCCCTCAA ATTATGATATTGTCGATTCTACCACAATTCAAGGGATCATCTGCTGCATACTATGCCAAAACCCATTTAAGTGCAGCTGTTTTTGTTCAATTCATTCCTCGATTGTATAGAATTTTGACTATGCGTGGTGGTCAGTCTTCGACTGGCTTCATTATCGAGTCAGGATGGGCCTACTTCAACATGAATCTCCTTGCATACATGTTGTCCAGCCACGTTATTGGATCATGCTGGTACCTTTTTGAGTTGCAG CGGGTCAATCAATGTCTTCGAGATGGATGCCACCCTGTCGATATGTGTAACTTCATGGATTGTGGACACGGGGATGAGTTTCATAATTTCAGCTCCAATATGACGAGATGGAATCTTTGGAAAAACAATATAAACGCTGCTAACTGCTTTTCCAGAGATGGTTTCGATTATGGAATTTATCTTAAGGCCGTCAATCTTACCACGAAAGATAGCATTGTCACGGGATATGTCTACTCATTATTTTGGGGATTCCAG CAAATCAGCACTCTAGCTGGAAATCAAGCTCCAAGCTATTTCATCAGGGAGGTCTTGTTCACCATATTAGCCCTCTTGCTGTTTGGTCTTCTTATCGGGAATATGCAGGACTTTCTGCAGGCTCTTGGAAGAAg GAGGTTAGTGAAGCCATTGAGAAACCGTGATGTCGAGCTGTGGATGAGGCACAGGCGCTTGCTGGAAGAGCTGCAAAG GAGAGTTCGTCAAGCTGAGAGGTACAACTGGGCTGCCACTCGAGGAATAGACGGGGAAGTGATGTTAGAGAATTTACCAGAGGATCTTCAGAGAGACATACGACACCATCTATTCGAATTTATGAAGAAG GTACGCATATTTAAGCTCCTGGATGTTCTGATCTTAGACACGATCTATGAGAAGTTGAGGCATAAGACGTACATCCAAGGAAGCAAGATCTTGAGCCGTGATGGCCTGGTCAAAAGAATGACGTTCATTATGCACGGGAAAATGCTGAGCGAGGGAGAAGACGGGGTCGTGGGTCTTGGTGGAGGGGATGTTTGTTGCGGAGAGGAGCTTCTGGCATGGTGCCTTGGGAATTCTTCTCCAAACAAAG ATGGGAAGAGAATAAGAGTACCTGGGCAGAGGCTGCACAGTAATAGGACGGTGAAGTGCTTGACGAATGTGGAAGCTTTTGCCCTCGAAGCAACTGACCTTGAAGAAGTCACAAGGCTCTTCGCAAGGTTCTTACGGAATCCTCAGGTTCAAGGAGCCATAAG GTATGTATCGCCCTACTGGAGAAGCTTTGCAGCAACTGGAATCCAAGTTGCGTGGAGATATAGGAAGAAATGTATAACTCGCGACACCAATTCTCGGTCCCTACGCTCTACCAAGTAA